acttattagcgagaggcagcatggttttgtgaaggggaggtcgtgtcttactaatttgattgagttttttgaggaagtgacgaagatgattgatgagggaagggcggtggatgttgtctatatggactttagtaaagcctttgacaaggtcccacatggcagactggtacaaaaggtgaagtcacgcgggatcagaggtgagctggcaagatggatacagaactggctcggtcatagaagacagagggtatcagtggatgggtgtttttctgaatggagggatgtgactagtggtgttccgcagggatcagtgctgggacctttgctgtttgtagtatatataaatgatttggagtaaaatgtagctggtctgattagtaagtttgcggacgacacaaaggttggtggagttgccgataacgatgaggattgtcagaggatacagcaggatatagatcggttggagacttgggcagagaaatggcagatggagtttaatccggacaaatgtgaagtaatgcattttggaaggactaatgcaggtgggaggtatacaataaatggcagaacccttaggagtattgacagacagagagatctgggcgtacatgtccacaggtcactgaaagtggcaacgcaggtgggtaaggtagtcaagaaggcatacggcatgcttgccttcatctgttggggcatagagtataaaaattggcaagtcatgctgcagctgtacagaaccttagttagctcacacttagaatattgcgtgcaattctggtcgccacactaccagaaggacgtggaggctttggagagggtacagaggaggtttaccaggatgttgcctggtctggagggcattagctatgaggagaggttgggaaaactcagattgttttcactggaacgacgggggtggaggggcgacatgatagaggtttacaaagttatgagcggcatggacagagtggatagtcagaagcttttcccagggtggaagagtcagttacgaggggacataggttgaaggtgcgaggggcaaagtttagaggggatgtgtgaggcaagtttttttttttacacagagggtggcgagtgcctgaaacttgctgccaggggaggtggtggaagcagatacgatagcgacgtttaagagacatcttgacaaatacatgaataggaagggaatagagggatacggaccccggaagtgcagaaagtgttagtttaggcaggcatcaagatcggcgcaggcttggagggccgaatggcctgttcctgtgctgtactgttctttgttctttgtgttcccatgctcctgctgcccttgtccttctaggggaggCGGGAGGTTGTGGGTTTGTGAGGTTTTGTTGAAGAATGTGGGACTGGGAACAGAAGAGAAAGAAGACTTGTTATCCTCCTTGTCCTGTCACCCTCCTCTAGGAAACCTCAATTTCAGACACCTTCTACTAGCCTGTTTTCCTCATCAGCTACTACCTGATGCCTCCcccagaattccccctgtccaggGGCACCTGAACCAATCGAAAAATGgcaaacagtggaagtgaggagggtTCCGGCTGGCCAGAGGGATTTGATACATCACTGGCACCACACATCACAGGGCACCTGGTGACTGCAGAATGGTCTGGAGTCACTGGCCTCAGGAAAAGCTGTCACTCAAAAAAATTTGTTTGTTTAATGTTTATTGGGAAATTTAAAGTATGTATAATCACAAAATTGTTTTAAAATGGGATTTGGGGAATTGTTTCCCGAGGATGAGGTGTTGAAGAACAAGTCTGGATCCCTGGGATATTTTTTAGCTGCTGTTGTATCTTGATGTGTGAACAGTATTCCAGTGTTCCtgtatccaacccggccaactaccgccccaatagcctactctcaataatcagtaaagtgatggaaggtgtcatcaccagtgccatcaagcggcacttgcttagcaacaacctgctcagtgatgctcagtttgggttctgccagggccactcagctcctgacctcattacagccttggttcaaacatggacaaaagagctgaactcaagaggtgaggtgagaatgactgcccttgatatcaaggcagcatttgaccgagtatggcatcaaggagcccaaacaaaactgaggtcaatgggaatcagggggaaaaccctctgctggctggagtcatacctagcgcaaaggaagatggttgtggttgttggaggtcaatcatttgagctccaggacatcactgcaggagttcctcaggatagtgtcctaggcccaaccatcttcagctgcttcatcaatgaccttccttcaatcataaggtcagaagtggggatgttcgctgatgattgcacaatgttcaacaccattcatgactcctcagatactgaagcagtccgtgtagaaatgcagcaagacctggacaatatccaggcttgggctgttaagtggcaagtaacattcgcgccacacaagtgtcaggcaatgaccatctccaacaagagagaatctaaccatctccccttgacattcaacggcatgaccatcgctgaatcccccactttcaacatcctaggggctaccattgaccagaaactgaactggagtagccatataaataccgtggctacaagagcaggtcagaagctaggaatcctgaggcgagtaactcacctcctgactccccaaagcctgtccaccatctacaaggcacaagtcaggagtgtgatggaatactctccacttgcctggatgggtgcagctccaacaacactcaagaagctcgacaccatccaggacaaagcagcccgcttgactgtcacctcatgtacaaacattcactccctccaccaccgacgcacagtggcagcagtgtgtaccatctacaagatgcactgcagcaacgcaccaaagctccttagacagcaccttccaaacacgcaacctctaccaactagaaggacaagggcagcaaatacatgggaacaccaccacctgcgagttcccctccaagtcacacaccatcctgacttggaactatatcgccattccttcactgtcgctgggtcaaaatcctggaactcccttcccaacagcactgtgagtgtacctaccccacatggactgcagcggttcaagaaggcagctcaccaccaccttctcaagggcaattagggatgggcaataaatgctggcctggtcagtgatgcccacatcccacgaacaaatctaaaaaaaaaataaccaCAATACTGGGCTGATTTTCCCCTCCCTGACCCAGGCTCAGTGCAGTGTAAACTCAGTTAGTGCTGGACAGCCCCGTTCCCCAGAAGGTTTTGTTCTCCAGCTGCTCCATTCTGATGCTCAGGTGCTGTTGTCACAAGGTCCCGGGTTTCACCTGAACAAGTCACCCCTGTCAAAGGACATCATTCGATGCTGCATTTTGATTGATGCTGTATCGATTTTGAACACAATTCCTgggagagaaaaaaacagcagagttcAGGTTACATTAAAAGAATCCAACACTTTGTACAAGTGTGTAAAGGAGCTGTTCAGGAACACAGACCGATTAAATTACACTCAACATCCTGGGCACCAATGGCAGCTGGAAAATGGGTCACAGGAGCTGCACAGTGATGGAGCACAGAGTGTAGAGGAGAGGAGGCTTATAGAGGAGGCAATGGGCAAGAGCTGGACACTCCACAGGACCTGTGCTGACCGAGGCACCAGACCAATAGAAAAATGACAGCTCACCTCAACATTGGAGATTAAGAAGAATTGATGAGGATCTCGGTTAACACTGAGCTGAAGATGATGGGGATCAGATCAGACAGGAGGAGGCTGGGAATGTCCGTACTCTCCAGACTGATCCTGAATTATAGAGAGGAGTCACAGATGGACAGGATATTCCCTGATGttaagttcagttcagttcagtgatacagcactgaaacaggcccttcggcccaccgagtctgtgccgaccatcaaccacccatttatactaatcctacagtaattccatattcctaccacatccccacctgtccctatatttccctaccgcctacctatactcggggcaattactaatggccaatttacctatcaacctgcaagtctttggcatgtgggaggaaaccggagcacccggaggaaacccacgcagacacagggagaacatgcaaactccacacaggcagtacccggaattaaaccagggtcgctagagctgtgaggctgcggtgctaaccactgcgccactgtgccgcccctgtgatcAAACCCGACCCAGCAGTGACCAAACAGGCTGACGGAGGCAGAAATATCGAAATGGGCGAGAGTCAGTGATCAGAGTTAGAGAGTCTGCAATAGTTCCCCCTCCCCACTGGCAGGTGGGTAAGAGGTGGGCAGGGAGATGTGGATGttgagggagacagagaaatgCAGCATATCCTTGTTAGTGATCAAAACCACAGATGGCCGGGTCACAGGGGGTGGTTTGAAAAATGTAACCACAAATAGAGAttgaacaacaacatgcatttatatagctcctttatcatcccaaggtgcttcacaggagcaattatcaaacagaaTGTGTGCACTGAGATATTAGGGCTGGTGATGTAGGTTTTCAGGCGGGTCTGAaaggaggagggacagagagggacagagaggtttATTGATGGAATTCTAGAACCCAGGactcaggcagctaaaggcacagccgccaatggtggagtgatggaaatcagggggggtgcacaagaggccagaattggagcagcacagagatcAGGGAGgacattagagatagggaggggtgaggcaatggagggatttgaacaggaggatgaatgtaggtcagtgagaacaggggtgataggggcacggctgctccctatccaccctaagttgaagggtcagttacgaggggtcacaagtttaaggtgaggggcaggaggtttaagggggatttgaggaagaacttttttttacccagagggtggtgacggtctggaatgctctgcctgggagggtggtagacacatgttgcctcacatcctttaaaaagtacctggatgagcacgtcataacattcaaggctatgggccaagtgctgacaaatgggattaggtagacaggtcaggtgttttaatgcatcggtacagactcgatgggccgaagggcctcttctgcactgttttattctgtgatttagtgatgggtaaatgggacttggtgtgagttaggatacggggcagcagaattttagatgagctcaagtttatggagagtgtcagGTGGAATTGGCCGGGggaacattggaatagtcgagtccagagataacaaaggcacggatgagggtttcatgaAATGCAACATTGAAACATCCCACACAGCACAAAGTGTATCAGTGTACACAACATTTCCACAACACCAAATATAATAAAACAAAACTAGAAATAACAATGGGAACTGCAGAACATTCCAGAACTCACCATCTTTGTTTCTTTCGAATAATGAAAAGGACAATTACAGCAATGAGAAGAAGAAGAATTGCGATGACCAATCCAACTACTGCTCCAGTAGAGAGTCCAGGATCTAGAGACAGAATGAAGCTGTTAACAGACTGGGACACACTAACAAAACTAACAGAGAACTTCAGAATGTCACACAGATACAGTCACCGATACATGCTTTCCAAACGAGATAACTGGACACTGCCCAGCAGCCTCCCTTCAATTAAACCCAACATCCCGCTGAAATAGGAGcggaaattttaaaataatttgccgGTTGGGAAATCCACGGGATTGGGTGGAACGTGGTTTATACACAGATCAATATTACTCCTCATTGACTTCATACTGAGGACTCCCGGGGTCACCCCCACCTGACTGTGTACGAGAGCTAAAAACACATGCAGTAGTTTAGAAACTGATTTACCTGGTACAGGTGTGTCCGGTACAGGTGTGTCCGGTACAGGTGTACGAGCTCGCTCTGAAGAAAACATCATGTGTTCAGTATTGTGTGTGAAACAAACTgcagaaatattcaaagactctatcgGGCTGTAGGGAAACACATCCCGGGAGGAACGAGACTCGGGTCAAACTGATCAGGAAGGATCAGGAACAGGGTCGGCAGAGTGAAAAATCCAACAGGATTGCATTCACTTTGAGGGGGAGAATGGAAGTTTTCCCAGAGTTACCCCCAGCAGGATCATTCCCAGCAGACTACACCCACCTGTGGAGAGAATTCCCACAGGAACCTGGGCCGACTGGGATACACTTTCAAGGTAAGTGCACTGGGTCCTGTAAAGGCTGCCTGAGAGGTGCTATGGGCCCCACCTCCTGCACCCCAACATCTGGAGACAGATGTAGCACGTTTCTGGAGAGTGAGAGCAGCTTGATAGCACCGTGGGTTTGCCTTTGCTGTGTCCTGATTCGATGTCTGGGTCACAGCCAGTGGGCCGTTCAGTTTTATTCTTGTTTTTCTTTCTAGTAGTTTGATACAAACTGATTGAAGTGGCCGAGCaggtcagagggcagttaaaaggcaACCAGGTTAATGTGGgacaggagtcacatatagaccagaccgggtaaggacggcaggtttccttccctagagggacatcagtgaaccagttgggttttacaacaatccaacagcttcatggtcacttttattggGACCAACTttatatttccagatttattttaaactgaatttcaattctgaaagtgccatggtgggatttgaactcacgttctctggattattagtccaggcctctggattactagtctagtaacataaccactgcactacCGTACCCATAAAATCAGAGAGTAAATGCAGAATACCTGAAACAGAAACCTCTCACCTGTGACAGAGAGATGAACATCTTGATGAAAGACTGGAGTCTCCCTCTGTTGAATCTCACATCGATACTCATTCTGGTCTGACTGCCTGAGGTCAGAGATCATAATTGACCAGTTGCCTTGTTCCAGTTGATCTTTGAACAGGTTTGTTCTGTTTCTGAACCGTGGGTCTTGTACTGTTAAATCATCGTTCCCATCGATAAATTTGTGTAAAACTCCATTCCTGAATATCCACCAAATTACCTGCAACTCAGAGACTGGGACATTCCCTTTGTAGATACAGGGCAGCACAACCTGCTCCCCAAGGAACCCAGAAACTGGGACAGGCGAGTAACCTGGAAAAGATTGGAAGAATTTATCCACAGATATAACCTCCCTGCTGGTACATTCCATCCCAAACTTCACATGGTTACACTGCGATGCTtgatttacaagaagcactgatcaGTAACTCACTGCTTTCATTTCTGTGGGAAGGTTAAAGGTCAGGCATTAAGGGCCTTCAACTAAAACCAGCTTGTGCTGGATATTTGTATCCACAGAGCAGCTGGACAGCACTTTGAATTGTGTGTTTCCCATTGTACACATGCTGGGAGAACACATCAGGATATTGGTCACCCTGCCCACCTCCCCCCTTTGGGAGAACAATGACAGACTGGGGGTGCACAATGTGAGGTGGAGCTCAGGAGCAGAAAACTGACCCTGAAATGTAAAGACAGGaacagatgggggagggggtacCCGAGGATGTGGAAAGGGCTTTGGACAGGTTGGGGGGACAATGACGGACGAGTACACTGTGTAGGGGGTGAGGCAGCACCTGATGGTCTGAAAGGGGCCGAGGCAATGTGGATCCTCACCTCCCTCCACCACgaacacaagaaatgggagcaggagtcggccattcagcccctcaagtctgccctgcAGTTCATTAAGATTATGGCGGATCTGTCCcaggcttcaactcctctttcgggcctgctccgcatcacCCTCAgctccaagatttcaaaaatctcctTATATATCTCTTGAaatagtgacccagcctccacaactctgaggtagagaattccagacattcatcaCCCTGGGAGAGAAGAAATCccttcccatctcagttttaaatgtgtgaccccttattctgtaactatgtcccctcgttcgagattcccccaccagcaggaacatattctcaacatctaccctgtcaagcccccttagaatcttatatgt
This window of the Heterodontus francisci isolate sHetFra1 chromosome 39, sHetFra1.hap1, whole genome shotgun sequence genome carries:
- the LOC137352753 gene encoding V-set domain-containing T-cell activation inhibitor 1-like isoform X7; the encoded protein is MDGKVLQGPNLQKPLLLLLLLNAVAAVSGYSPVPVSGFLGEQVVLPCIYKGNVPVSELQVIWWIFRNGVLHKFIDGNDDLTVQDPRFRNRTNLFKDQLEQGNWSIMISDLRQSDQNEYRCEIQQRETPVFHQDVHLSVTERARTPVPDTPVPDTPVPDPGLSTGAVVGLVIAILLLLIAVIVLFIIRKKQRWNCVQNRYSINQNAASNDVL